Within Dysosmobacter sp. Marseille-Q4140, the genomic segment GCCGACCATCACATCCAGCCGCCAATCGGCGTCGGGGTCTTCATTGGGTTTCATTTCGTAGCCAAGATAGCTCTCCAGATAGGCTTCCGGATCGGTGGAGAGTTCCAGGCCCCGCTCCTTCAGAGCGTCGGGAAGCTGGGACATAAGCATGGACGGCTCTGCCTTGGGTTCCTCCAGCACATCAAAGCTGTCTATATATCTCATGTGGGGGATCTCGCCCAGCACTTGGTCGGTGAGGGTGGTGAGCATCCACCAGACTCGGCCTTCCGCCTCCCGGAGCATGGGCAGCAGTTTTTCACAGTAGGCGGAGATGGCGAAGCTGTTTTCACCCTGTTCCTCCAGCCAGATCTGCACATCATCTCCAGAGATGTCCCAGCCATCGTCGGTGCGAAGGCCGATGTTTCGGATGGGCTGACGGCCCACAAGGATGTTCCAGTGCTCCAGCACCTCCTTGGAGGCGTGCTTCTGGAAGTAGACCAGCTCAAACAGCTTGACCTTGTCACCCTCCGGGGTGAGGATCAGCTCGTACTTCTCGCCGTTGAAGCCCATCTCGAAAGAGATCTCATCAAAGACCTGGTTCAAAGCCCCTTCCATTTGGGCCACGATTTCGGCGCCGCGGGTGTGGTCTTTGTCGTCGTCCATCATTTGGCGCAGTGACCCTTCCATTTCGGCAAAGGTCTCCCACCAGTTCTCTGTCCGCTCCCGGAAGCACTGCGAGAACTGAGGCAGAGAAATGCCCTTCTTGCACCAGTCGATCAGCTCCATGGTGTCCTCGTCACCAGGGCGGGCCTCCAATGCCTTTTCAAAGTATCGCAGGGCACGGCCCTCCTGATCCAGATAAAAGTAAGAGTAACCCATGCGGAAGTTCCAGCAGTGGTCTCCCTCGAAGTATTCCTCATGGGGTTTCAAGAGAGCGATGGCCTTTTTGAGCAATGCACGGTTGGAAGGTGCCCCCAGATTGTTGTAAGCCCGGGCCAGCTCGCTGTCCATCTCCGGGGTGCGCTCCTGGGCAGGAATAGCCTCCAACGCGTCGATGATCTTCTGGTACTCGCTGTTTTCATTCCACTTCTGGCACTGCTGTAAAATATCCATATCCGGGTCCTCCTCGTCCTCATCCGGTTTCCAGTCTTTGATCTGCTGGAACACGCCATGCTCATCCCGCTCAAAGGCACATGGGGCGGGGGTGTTCAGCAGAAGGATGATGTCGGGATCGTCGTTGCAGATGGTGTTGAGACCGTAGATCCCGGCGCTGTTGGGGTCGTCCATGTACTCGTCACTCTCATCACCGGCGGTGAAGCGCCAGCCGCTGTCCCAGTCGCCGTCCGGCTTCTCCCGGTAGCAGTAGCCGACCTTGCAGCCCTCCACCGTGATGCGGTTGGTGGCAATGCAGCCATCGGCACCCTTCCAGTCAGAGAGTAGAGGTTTCACATCCTCCGCTTTCACATGGTAGTCCCGGTTGCGGCCAGCGGACTCGTACAGTTCCTTCCGCAGCGCCTCCACATCCCGAGCCATCTCCTGGATCTCCTCGTCGTCCATCATCTCACTGAGGTCATATTCCTGCGGATTCTGGGCAAAATCCGCCAGTGCCTTGTTCATGGCGTCATGTTCCTCTGGCGTGGCGGTGATGCGGATACGGCGGGCGGGGGTGTTGTACTCGTCCAGATCCTGAAGGTTTACACTGCCGCTGATACTGCACTCCAGCAGGATGGCGGCCAGGTCGGTGACCACATCAATGGCGAAGTGGAAGTCCATTTCAACACCACTGGAGTGGGTGAACTCCAGATACTCCACAGTCTGGCGGAAGTCCCAGTTCTGCTTGTCCAGCCCGATCTTGATAAAAATCTCGCTGAGGGGGATTTCTTCTTTCTTCAGGTCTTCCAAAAATGACACAAGGTTCAGGCTGTCGTCCGAGCCTCCGATAAAGTTGCCCCAGTATTTTTTGATATACATCTGTCACGCCTCCTTTTATTCCGGCCACTCATCTCCGTCACAACGGCTGATGAAGTCATAGTGCAGGCTCTCAAAATAGTCGTTGGGATAGGATTCACCGTCCTGATGAAGCTCCAGCCCCTCCAGATCCATCATCTCATTGATATATGCAAGGGTATCGTGGATACCCGCAATATGTTCGTCCTGAAGCATCTCGGCCAGCACATCTTTCTGCTCCGGTGTCAGTGTGGCGAGAAGATCATTCTTCGCCTTGTTGTCCTCCGTCTTGGGAAAGCCATCACCTTTGACCCACAGGGCCGTCATGCTGTCTTTCCGCTCCACAAGGCCGTCAATAAATGCTTTATACAGTTCCAGCTCCTTGCTCATGGCAGATCCTCCATTCCCTTTATTTCCGGATCAAGCTCCCGTCATCAATGAAGGCAGCCTCGCGGATGCGCCGGAGGGATTCCGGCTCCAGCAAAAACTCCCGCAGATTCGGGTCCTCAAAGAAGGACATGGGACGCACCTGCGTCGGACCGGCAACCGCCCACAGCCGCGATGTTGCCAACCGCTCCGCTGTCTGCAGCGCCTTTTCCCGCTGCCCCAGATAGAAATAACGGGCGATTGCGTCCCGATAGGAGGAGTCAGCCATGGGCACGCCCTGGATCTCCTCAAAGAGATCTACGGCATCCCTGGCGGTTCCGAACATACAGCAGTGGTTATAGAGCTTCCGCCTGGCATCGGGATCGTCCGGCGAGAGCTTTTTATTCTGTTCCACCAGCTTTGCCCAGAGCTGCTCCTTCGTTTGAGGTTCCTCCGGTTCATGGTAGGGGTAGTTCTTGTCGTTGTCCGCAAAGGGCATAACGCCCCGCTTGAGGTAGTCCATCAGGATGTCACAGAACCGATCCCGCTGGGGGAGGCCATTCTCAGCCCGGATGCGCGCCTGTTCCTTCGTCAGCGCCTCCATCAGCTCCTGCTCCCGGTGGAGCCGGATGGCCGCCACCGTCATGGCGATCATGTGCTCATCGCTCACATTGCTGTAATACCACTCCTCCAGCCAGGGAAGGGTGGTCAGATCCAAAGCCAGCGCCTTTTCATAGTCCAGGTTGAAATAGGCGACCTCGGCCTTGACAGCTGCTACCTGATGGGGGTATTTATCGGCAAAGGATTCCAGAGTATCCAGGGCCTCCTCCCTGCCATCCATGATCTCATAGCAGACCATGCGGACTTTCTTGGGAAGTTTCACGACATCCATGTCGACGCCTCCTTCAGTCTTTTTTCTGTAAGTAGTAGGTTCCACACCGGCCCCACAGCCGGGTGTCCAGGCTTTCCTTCTCCCTCCGGTTGCAAATTACTTTCTACAACCATAACGGTGGGATAGGTCAATTCGGTGTCAATCTATCCTCCAAGCGTTTCAGGTAGGTCGCAGGAACCACCTTTGTCAGCCAGACTCCATTGGCGGACAAATAAAAGCAATATCCGTCCCGGTGCATCTGTCCGGCATCCACCAGATAGATCACAGGTTCTCCGTGCCGGCGCCCAACTTTCTCCGCTGTTTCCTGATCCGGTGAAAGATGAACATACAGGCGGCTCTGGGGGAGCAGGCCCTGGGCCTCGATGGAGGCAGCAAACCGCCGGGCCGTTCCGTGGTACAGCGTCTCCGGTGGTTCAGTCACGGGGAGTTCCACATCCACCTGGACAGAGTGCCCCTGGTTGGCCCGGATTTTTGTCCCGTCCTCGCTGAAGGAATATCGCTGCTTTTCATCACGACCCACGATTTCCTCCAGAATGGCCCGGTTGATGGGATATTTCCTGCTGATACCCGCCAGCAGCGCATTGACATCCGCCCAGCCGTGGGCATCCAACTGGATTCCAATGACCTCCGGCTTGTGCCGAAGGATCAAACTGATATATTTGCTGATCCTTGTGAGATCGGGTGTTGTTTCTCTCATGTTGCCCTCCGTATTCTCAAATTGACTCCACTCGGATAATGGGCCGGTAGAAGTCATAGTCGCCGTTCAGTTCCTTGTCCTCCTGCACTTCCGGCTTGCAGTGGGGCGAACAGGGCAAGAAACCGAGGAAAATTCCAAGTCCGCCGCAGATGCTGCGCCCGCCATCACCGCCGCAGGTGGTAAACTGCTCGGCCTTCACAACCTCCCGCATATATGGGTCATAGGCAATGGACAGGCCGAAGAAGTTGGGCTCCTCCATATCGAAGGGCTTGTCCTCATCCTCCGGGCTTTCGAAGTGGTGCAGGTGCATGGAGTAGTCCATTCCATCTCCCCAGGGGAACAGGGTGCGGCACCTGCCGCCGCACAGATAGGCCCACTCGTCCGCCGTAGGCAGCGAGAGTCCCTGCTTTTCCAGCCCGGCAAGAAGTTCATCGTAATCAGTGCGGTTATAGATACAGATCTGAAAGCCCTTTTCCGTCCGCTCAATGCGGGCTGACTGGTGCATAGTAAGGCTGTCAAGGTCGCTCCAGGCAAACTCCCGGCCATCTTTCTCAAATATGCCGGTGGTACAGTTCTGGCCCCAGCGGTCAAAGGTATGTAGACCAAGAAAAGTCATATCATAACGAGCAGCCAGGCTTTCCATCAGCGCCTGTTTCTCGGTGGTTTCCAGTTGATCGAATTGGGTGCGGAATAAATTTTCGTTCACAGTAGTCCTCCTTCGATCCTTTCTGCGTGTCCCAGCAGATAGCGCCGGCCATCCTGCTTGGCCTGCTCCAAGTATTGTGGAAGCAGGCCGGAATGGATGGCATCCAGCGAGACCAGAACCGCGATCCGCTGGTATTCCTGTAATTCGAGGGAATAACAGTTCCGCTCCCAGAACAGCGGAGCGAACTGTTCCACACAGTCAGGACGCAGAGCGGGCATCGCTAAAAGCGCCCGCCGGCTCACATATTCATTGGGGTCCTTTGCGAAGTCCAGGATCTTGTCTTTGACTTCCTGGCTGCACGGACATTCTGGCAGATAAGCGGCAAACTGCCACTTGGCCTCACTCTCATTGGAGGCTGCGGCCCTGCGGCAGAGGCACTCGAACCATTGGCGATGGGAAGTGGTCTCCTGTATAAACCCCTCCGCTTCGTTGTCCCTGGCGATCAGATAGACCATCTCATCCAGTAGGACGCTGTCTGCCGTTTCTGCATCCATTTGGGTCAACACATGGCAAAAGGCACTGTAAGTATCATTCCAGTATGGATAATCGACTTCCCACTCACCGCCGAGTTCCTCGCTGGTTTTGCCGGGATAAGTGGCTTCCTGCCATTGATGGAACTTTATTGCCTGCTCCAGTAGGCGTTCACGAATGCCCTTTGCCATGTGCTCACCTCACAATTTTCCGAAATGGTCCAGATATAAATCCCGCACAGAATAAGGGCCTACAAGGTTCGTTTCCTGCCGGCCATCCCAGGAATACACATGAATTTTGCCCTCGTCCCCAATGTACCGTTGCTCCTCAAAGGGTGCTGGAAAGGGAAAACTCTCTACCATGCTCCAGTCGATCTTGGGTTTCAGCCCATCAAGCTCCTCGCGCTTGAGCCTTTTGAAGTTAAACACCAGTGCTGCCCCAATCCCATCGAACAGCAAGTCTGCGTATTCTCTGGGGGTGATGCTCTCGCTCACATTGGCGGCATCAACATTCACATCCAGAACCTTGTTGCCGCAGTTTGTCCAGATTTTATCGGGAGAGAACCAGGTGGCGCGTTCCGCAGCGTCTGCAAAGTCCTCACGGGGATACCATCCGTTTGCGCTGTCCGGCTTGACGCCTTCCCGAAGCTGCCCGTTGTACGGGGAAAGCGGATAATATCGGTGCCGCACCGGATCAAATCGGCCAAAGGCAATTTTCAGCAGATACCTATGCTTTTCGCTGCGCATGAGCTTATGGGGCTTCACGATATGTTCTTCGATCAAACTCCAAATGTACTCATCCACACGGATGGATACACGGGGGCGGCCGAATAGTGTGATTTTGTTGGTGTCTGTATCCACATTGAGCCAGACACGATTGATCTCAACCATTGTCATTCCTCGCTTTTACCAAGTACCCCGCCATAGAGAACACCGTTTTTTCCGAGGAACAGCATCTGGCTGCGAAGCAGGCTGCACTGCTCCACAGCGACCTTGTTTCCGTCACAGGTGGGAATAGCCTCCTGTTTTTGCCCAAGGTGATCACCATGAGCGGTAAGGAAGTAGAATTTGTCCCGTTGCTGGTATCCGCCTTGAAACAGGAAGGCATTGCCGGACGGGGCAACAGAAAAAGCTCCGCTTCCTTCGA encodes:
- a CDS encoding RNA 2'-phosphotransferase, translating into MRETTPDLTRISKYISLILRHKPEVIGIQLDAHGWADVNALLAGISRKYPINRAILEEIVGRDEKQRYSFSEDGTKIRANQGHSVQVDVELPVTEPPETLYHGTARRFAASIEAQGLLPQSRLYVHLSPDQETAEKVGRRHGEPVIYLVDAGQMHRDGYCFYLSANGVWLTKVVPATYLKRLEDRLTPN